The DNA sequence TGATGATGGAGGCCTCCACGGGGCGACGAATGCGTACGGCCACATCCGCTTCCTGCAATGCCAGATCTTCCAGGCGATTCGATACGCTCAGTTCGAGCGCCAATTGGGGCTGAGCAGCGCGGATCTCGCGCAGCATCGAAGGCAGTACCTCCACGGCCAGCAACTGATTGCTGGTGACCCGTACAATTCCGCCAGACACATTGGCCTGCGCGGACGCCGCGCGGGCAAACGCTTCGGCGGCCAATGCCATCGATTGAACATGACCAGTCAACTCTCGGGCGTTGTCCGTGGGCATCAATCCCGCTGGCGAACGGACGAACAGGCTCGTTCCCACGCTACGTTCCAGCGCGTCGATACGTCGTCTGGCGGTGGCCTGAGCGATACCCAGCGCTCGTGCGGCTGCGGACAAGCTTCCCGTTCGAAGAACGGCCAGGAAAACACGCTGGGTTTCCCATTGAAGTTGCGGGAGGTGCATACATTTCCTATGTGCCGGTAGAAAGGTTTGATCAATTTTACTCAAGCCAAATCTTGTGCATGCTTTACCGAAGTGATGCGCTGCTTCAAGCGCCCAGTTGTTCAAATACGAGACTTTGCTTATGAAACTTGCCGGTGGTTGCCGTTGCGGCGCCGTATCGTATCGTTCAATCAGCGACCTGCAGGTCGCCATCTATGCTTGTCATTGCCAGTCTTGCCAGACCTGGAGCGGCAGCAGCTTCGCGCTGCATGCCATGCTCCCCGATAACGCGTTTATCCTGGAAGGCCCGACCCTCGAATATACCTATGAAGACCAAAGGCAAGTCGCGCGTCACTGTCTCTGCGCGACTTGCCATACGCGCATCTATAACACCACTTCGGTCGCGCCTGGTTTCTGGATTCTGCGCGCAGGCACGCTCGACGACAGCGCATCCTTGAGCCCCGTTGCGCACATCTGGGTCAAGCACAAACAGCCTTGGCTGAACCTGCCCGTCAACATCGCAACCTGGCCAGAAAGCCCCACGCCCGAGGCGTTCGCGGCAGCTTTGAACGCGGGGGATCGATGACTGAATTAAGGTATCCAGCCGCCTGAGCAAAATGATTCAGGTAAACGGGCATTTGCCGAAAGCGCGACCAACGCATTATCCAGGCTTGTTGCGGTGTCCGCTTCTGGCCGATAGCGGGCTTATCAAGCCCTGCCCATTTCCTCGTACCAGGCATCAACGAGCTGGCTCCGCTCGCTCCACACCAAGCGCGCCACTTCTTGAATGATGTCGGCGAGCGACTCAACGTCCACACCAGTGGCCTCCAGACAAGCCAACCGACCTCTCGACCAATCGATAACGCTGCACTGAGGATATCTTTCAAGCAGCGCCGCCAGCACTTGCTGCGGATCCTCATTAGCACCGTACATAAAGTCAAAGTACGGCGCCTCCGCCCCCTGAACCGGGTATAGCGACACCCAGCCATTGGCGGAACCGGCGAAGCACAGCGTGACATATCGGTACGCCCATTCAGATCCCCCCTGCTTGATGCTGCGAAGCACGGCCGCGAGCGGCTGGCTTTCGCAAAAACGGATGCATGCGGCTCTAGAGTCAGACTCCAAAGTCGCGTCGGGTTTGGCTGAATGCGCAGGCCTCTTATCTTCTCTCGTCATGATTCACCGCGTGCGCTCGCTTTGCGTAACGATATGAGCGTTTGGCACTTTTCCGCCACTTCCGGGGTAGCCTCGGCGAGCATGCGCTTGTTGTAGCGACGGCTGCATCGGGTCACCCTATGGTTCTAGGATTGTCACTCCACATAACGCAGCCAAAGATGAGTCCGACCCGAGACCGCCTGAGCGACTGCAAAAATGCGTGCTTGTAGTTTTTCAACGCTAGTGTTGTAGAGCGCGCAAAAGTCTTTCGCAACGAGATTGGCCAGAGATAGGTCAGGCGGCTCAGCACGAATGAAGCCGATGTAAGAGGCGCCTACGCCCATTAGCTCATAGCCATGCGCTTCTGAAAAATGACGCGCAACCGCAAAATTTTTCGCAGGATCTAAATCGCAAGTGAAATAGCCGTTGGGAAAAGCAGCGAGTGCCTGGTAAGACTCCTGAACGGGTACCAAAAGCGCTGACATGGGCTGGTCGATTATCGATACAGGTTTTTCCTGATAATCAATCCACTCCTGCAGGGCCTGCTCATCAAGCGTCAAACCATGAGCACAAGCCTCTTCGAAAGACGTAGCTGCTACCAGGTTCGTGAAATTGCGAAGGCAGATTGCGAACTCCGCTTTCGTGGTCGGATATCCTATATATTCACCGTTCTCAAAACATTCTTGAGGCAGCCCCGCGATGTCCTCCTCGGTGGCGTCATCCATCCCTAAATTACTGCGAGCATGGCCCGACGTGTACCGAGCTTGGTGCAGATCATCGAGCGAGAACAGAGGTTTAAGGCCTGGGTGCGACTCAGCAATCTTACGGCGAGCCTCGGTCAGATCGTCAAAGCTGGTAATCCCGCTCACACCGTACTCATCGCATGTACCTACAGACGGGTTTTCACGCATGCCATTACCGCGAAATTCGATATCCATAAAGCGTGGCTTGCTCCATGTTGTTACTGAATTGAGTGGGTAATCCCAAGCGCTCCAAGATCATCATAGGAAGGTCCGCTTCCAAGCTACAACAGGACCAGTAGCATGCGACGCACACTGCATGTGGCCATTGCCAATCCCCGCCGCAAGTTCAATCAAAGCGCCGCCACCTCGATGTCCGACATGCACCCTCATACCGGATTCAGCGTCCTGCCCTCTGTGCTGTTGCGATCCTGGGTATTGGCCAGGGTAATCAGGCTTTCAGGCCACTATCGTAATCGTAGTCAGTAGGGTGAAGCACCGCTGGCGGGGGATGCCGATAAGGCGCCGAGACCGAAGTCGTTTGCCAATCCGCGGGTCGCCCGTGCCAGCAGGGTTAGATCCAGCCCCACTGCGACGAAGCTGGCGCCCAGTTCGAGATAGTGCCGAGCGAGTTTGGCATCGCCTGTCAGCGTGCCAGCAGCTTTGCCACTGGCAACAATGGTGCGTATGGCTTTCTCTATCGCTTGCTGTACTTCAGGGTGCTCAGGATGCCCACGATGCCCCATTGAGGCAGCTAGATCAGCCGGCCCGATGAAAATGCCATGTACGCCGTCGACGGCGCAGATGGCTTCAAGGTTCTCGAGTGCAACCCTGGATTCAGCCTGCACCAACAAGCATACATCGTCATTGGCTGTCTCCAGGTAGTCCGTGTGGCCTCCCCAACGCGAAGCACGCGCTGCCGCGGCACCAACGCCTCTTGTCCCTTGCGGTGGGTATTGGGTCGCGGCCGCTAGAGCGATGGCTTGCTCGGCGGTATCGACCATGGGCACTAGCAACGTTTGAACGCCAATGTCGAGCATCTGTTTGATCATCGCCGGATTGCCATCGACCGTGCGGGCCACGGGATGGGTCGGGTAAGGCGCAACGGCCTGCAACTGTGCAAGTGTGCTACGCACATCGTTTGGCGCGTGCTCACCGTCGATCAGCACCCACTGGAAGCCCGCTGTGGCGCAAATTTCGGCGCTGTAGGCATTGGCAAGTGAAAGCCAGAGGCCGATGACCTTATCGCCTCGCGACAGCGCGGTCTTGAACGGATTTCCCATGATTGCCTGTACTCCTTTGTCGTATTTGTCGGAACTAGTTCAGGCCGCCCTGACACAGGTATTTGATGTGCATGTAGTCCTCGAGGCCGTAGCGTGAACCCTCACGGCCATATCCCGACTCTTTGACACCCCCAAATGGAGCGGCCTCTGCGGCGAGAGCACCTTCGTTGATGCCCACGATGCCCGACTCCAGCGCCTCAGCTACGCGCCAGACGCGTTTGACGTCCTGGGTGTAAAAGTACGCCGCCAACCCGAATGGCGTGTCGTTGGCCAGTTCGATCACTTGCGCTTCAGTCGTGAAGCGGAAAATGGGTGCCACGGGGCCGAATGTTTCTTCATTGCAGAGCTCCATCTGCGAGGTCGCATTGATCAACACTGTCGGCGCGTAGTAGTTCGGACCGTCTGCGACAGCGTCGCGGATACGTCGACCGCCGGTGGCAATTTCTGCGCCTTTTGAAACAGCGTCATCCACGTGGCGGGCGATCTTGTCGATGGCGCGCGCGTTGATCATCGGACCAATCTGAGAATCGCTGTGGGAGGCTGGCCCAACCTTCAGCGCGCTGACCCTTGCCACCAGCTTTTGAACGAATTGATCGTGAACCGCGCTCTGCACATAGATCCGATTGGGGCACACGCAGGTCTGACCGCCATTACGAAATTTGGAGACCATGAGGCCGTCCACGGCAGCGTCGAGGTCCGCATCGTCAAAAACAATGAAGGGGGCATTACCGCCCAGTTCGAGCGAGCATTTTTTCAAGGTGTCGGCTGACATCCGCGCCAAGTGTTTGCCCACTGGCGTCGACCCTGTAAAGGTGATTTTGCGCACCCGTGAATCAGCCAGCCAAGCGTTTACCACTTCAGGTGTACGCTCCCGCGAAGCGGTGACGATGTTCAGTGTTCCTGCCGGAAAGCCTGCTTCCTCAGCCAGACGCACGAGCGCAAGAGACGTCAGTGGCGTGTCTTCGGCAGGCTTGCAGACGACGGTACAACCGGCCGCCAGTGCCGGCGCGATCTTGCGGGCAATCATCGCCGCCGGAAAATTCCAGGGGGTGATCGCTGCGACCACGCCAACGGGCTCCTTGATTGCAGTCATGCGGCGACCCGAAACCGGCGCCGGGATCACATCGCCATACGAGCGCGTCGCTTCCTCGGCAAACCACTCAACATAGCTGGCGGCGTAGACCGCTTCGCCCCGCCCTTCTGCCAGCGGCTTTCCCTGCTCCAGCGATATGAGTCTGCCCAGGTCTTCCTGGTGCTCCAGAATCAGATCGTTCCAGCGCTTGATCAATTGCGCGCGCTGCTTGGCAGGGGTGCTTCGCCAAGCGGCAAAAGCCGAATGAGCGGCATCGACGGCTTCACGGGCGTCAATGGCGTTGCTGTCGGGCACTTGGGCGATATAGCTGTCGTCGGCCGGGTTGGTGACGACCAGCAGCGCCTCCGGATCTCTGGTGCACCAATGGCCGCCAATGAAATTCTGCGTTCGAATCAGGTCAGTGCGGGTCAGTTTCAAGTTCATGTCGAGGTTCCTTAAATGTGTGCAAACAGGTTGGATCAGCTGACGATGCCCAGGTGCCAGGGCACGAACTCGTGATCCCCAAGCCCCAACAATTCGCTCTTGGTCGAGGCGCCTGAAGCGGCCTTCAGAATGTGCTCAAAGATGCGCTCACCCATCTGCTCAACCGACAACTCACCGTCAAGAATGAGGCCGCAATTAATGTCCATGTCTTCTTCCAGACGGGTGAACATCGGGGTATTGCTGGCGAGTTTGATCGTTGGTGCCGGCTTGCTCCCGAACATCGACCCCCTTCCCGTGGTGAAACAAATGAGGTTTGCACCGCTGGCGATTTGACCGGTTGCCGCGACAGGGTCGTAGCCCGGTGAATCCATGAATACAAACCCTGCCTTGTCAATCGGCTCGGCGTACTCGTACACCGCCTGCAGCGGTGTCGTGCCGCCCTTCATGGCGGACCCCAGCGATTTTTCGAAGATATTGGCTAGACCGCCGGCCTGATTACCGGGGCCTACGACGCCATTGAACTGCCCATTCTGACCTCGCGTGTATTCTTCCCACCAGGCCAGGCGGTCCAGTAGCTTCTGGCCCACCTCGGCGCTGATCGCACGGCGCGTCAGCATGAACTCCACACCGTGGATCTCGGGTGTCTCAGACAAAATAGCCGTGCCGCCATGACGCACGAGAATATCCATCGCAGCCCCCAATGCCGGGTTGGCGGTGATGCCTGAAAAGCCATCGGAACCGCCGCACTCCAGTCCGATCTTCAGGTGCGCCGCACTGACCGGGACACGTTTGACAGCGTTGGCTTCGGGCAGCATCGCTTCGATCGCCGCAATGCCTTGAGCGATGGTTGCACGCGTGCCGCCGGTATCCTGCATCACGAATGTACGCAGATTGCGATCAGGCACCAGGTGCTGAGAATCGACGAGACTGGCTACCTGGTTTCGCTCGCACCCCAGTCCGACGATCAGTACAGCCGCCAAATTGGGATGGCGCGCGTACCCGGCAATGGTGCGCTGCAGCACGTCGAAATGATGGCTGGGGGACGACATGCCGCACCCGCTTGTCTGAGCGAATGCGACGACGCCATCGACATTCGGGTAGGCGGCGAGCCGCTCGGGCGTGAAGTGTTCGGCGATCTTCTTGATCACGCTCGACGAGCAGTTCACCGACGACAGGAGCCCGATGAAGTTGCGCGTGGCAACACGGCCGTCTGCTCGCACGATACCCATGAAAGTCGCGCGTTTATCGGGTGCTATGTAGTCCACCGGGCGCACATCCTCACAGAAGCCTGGGTCTCGATCGAAATCGATGAGCGCGATGTTGTGGGAGTGAACGTGCTCGCCCTTGAGGATATTGCGCGAAGCGACACCGATGATCGTGTCGTACTTACGCACGGGTTCACCGGACATGATGTCCTGCGCTGCGATCTTGTGCCCGCCCGGTACTTGCGCCCGAATGCGTACGCCCAGTTCCGGCAGCTCGTCCCCGAGGCCGATCAATTGACGAGCGATGAGCACGTTGTCATTGGCATGCAGGCGTATCAGTCTGTGAGTGGCATGGGGTGTGGTAGTCGTCATAAAACAATCCTGGCATCCAGATTACGGCGTCGAAGAAGTTGAAATGCAGGTGTCATCCTCGCCTCGGCGCTTTGGGCTTTAACGGCTATAGGGTTCATTCAAAACCTGCGAGGAGACTGGGGCTTGCTGAGGCTCGGTCGGCATGGACGCAACGATGGGCTCGACCTTCTTCAGCAGCAGGGCGTAGTTCAAGATGCCCAGCATTCCGAGCACCGCCGAGAAGACCAGAGCCATTTTGAACGACCCGGTCGAGGCAACGATGAATCCGGTAATCACCGGCCCCAGTACGCCACCGAAGTTCGCCACCATGTTCTGCAATCCGGCTACGGTGGACGTCATGTTCTTCGGCGCGACGTCGCCCGGCAGAGCCCAGACTTGCGAGGCCGCGACGGTGGTTCCGGCCTTTGCGATGCACAGCAGGAGGACAGTAAGCCCGACCGATGTGGTCAACGGAGCCAGACCGATACACAGCGCCATTGAAAGACCCACGATCAGAAACAGTTTGCGTGTCGCGGTCAGCGACAGGCGTCCACTGTGGACCACCCTGTCGGAAAGCCATCCGGCAGCGATCTCGGCGAAGAGGCCACAAATCAGCGGAAGCGAAGCGACCATGCCCATCTTGAGCAAGCCCATCCCCTGTTCCTTTACAAGGTAGGTGGGCAGCCAGGTGATGAAGAAGTACGAGATGTAGTTGATGGTGAAGAAGCCCAGGCACATCGCCCAGATATTGCGGTGCTTGAGCAGTTCGTACCATTTCATTGGAATCGCGGCATCGACACCGTGCTGCTGGGTCTGACCACCCCGGATGTATTCCACCTCGGCGGCGTTGGCGCTTCTATGTGTCTCCGGCGTGTCTGAGAAATACCACCACCAGACCAGGCTCCAGACCAGGCCGGCCAAGCCCACGATCACGAACGTCATGCGCCAGTCGAACGTCATCATCAATGTCACGATAAGCGGCATCGCCACGGCACCGCCGAATTTCGAGGCACTGTCAAAAAGCCCGGAAATAGTTGCCCGTTCCTTGTCCGGGAACCATTTCGACGCGATGCCTGCGTTGGCCGGATAAGCGCCGGCTTCACCGACGCCGAGTGCCACTCGCAGGCCAACCAGGGAGGCAAAGCCTGTCGCAAGTCCTGTCGCCGCCGTCGCAAGCGACCATGAGCCTACGGCTATCCCAAGCCCCATTTTTTGCCCGAATTTGTCTGCTACCCAGCCCGCAGGGATTTGTAGCAGCGCGTAGGACCAGAAAAACGCGGACAAGACGATACCCATCATCTCGGGGGTCAGGCTGAATTCTTTGATGAGCTCGGGGGCTGCGACTGAGAGAACGGTGCGATCGATATAGTTGATAGCGATGGCGAACCACATCAGACCTGCCACAACCCAACGAGCGTTGGATTTCTTGCCTTGATTCACCACAGCGTCATTTAACGGTTTTGCGGTCATTGGAGTGCGCATTGCTTGTCTCCGATCATTGTTTTTGTTCTTCGATACTGACCTACGCCTACATTGCTGAACAATGAATAAGCGGACATACTTCATAACCTTTTTGACATCTAAGGTTCTTCTGCCGGGGACAAAGCTGGTGAGCGACATCGATAGAGTTTTGCGTTCCAACCTCAAACTCAAACACCTGCAGCTGATCGTCGCGCTGGATGAATTCCGTCATCTAGGGCGGTCAGCGGAATTTCTATCGCTTACCCAGCCGGCAGTCAGCAAATCGCTGGCGGAAATCGAAAAGATGTTCGGGCTTGAGTTATTCATCCGATCAACGCGAGGTACCCGGCCTACTGCCCATGGCGAGCAAGTTGTCCGATTTGCGCGCTCGGTGCTGGTCGATTTCGACCGTACCTGTGACGACATCGCGTCAGTCGCCAGCGGCGGAGCCGGCCGTATCCGTGTCGGTGCAATGGTCGTCGCCACACCTGGATTGCTGGTAGGAGCCGTCGCCCGCCTCAAGCTCAACTCGCCACACACGACGGTGTCGATCGAGGAAGG is a window from the Pseudomonas brassicacearum genome containing:
- a CDS encoding LysR family transcriptional regulator; its protein translation is MHLPQLQWETQRVFLAVLRTGSLSAAARALGIAQATARRRIDALERSVGTSLFVRSPAGLMPTDNARELTGHVQSMALAAEAFARAASAQANVSGGIVRVTSNQLLAVEVLPSMLREIRAAQPQLALELSVSNRLEDLALQEADVAVRIRRPVEASIITRHVGDLRVGLYATAGLLEHRGRPRCADELSEYPIIGPDRNLTEQAFLAQQGFLCSGEQVVFRSDDHLAQFAALRAGLGIGVCSSQLARRHDLVRVLPEQVDFPVDIWIAMHHDLKRVRRVSLVFDALSQSLSRFLAGA
- a CDS encoding GFA family protein, which encodes MKLAGGCRCGAVSYRSISDLQVAIYACHCQSCQTWSGSSFALHAMLPDNAFILEGPTLEYTYEDQRQVARHCLCATCHTRIYNTTSVAPGFWILRAGTLDDSASLSPVAHIWVKHKQPWLNLPVNIATWPESPTPEAFAAALNAGDR
- a CDS encoding DUF4253 domain-containing protein; protein product: MDIEFRGNGMRENPSVGTCDEYGVSGITSFDDLTEARRKIAESHPGLKPLFSLDDLHQARYTSGHARSNLGMDDATEEDIAGLPQECFENGEYIGYPTTKAEFAICLRNFTNLVAATSFEEACAHGLTLDEQALQEWIDYQEKPVSIIDQPMSALLVPVQESYQALAAFPNGYFTCDLDPAKNFAVARHFSEAHGYELMGVGASYIGFIRAEPPDLSLANLVAKDFCALYNTSVEKLQARIFAVAQAVSGRTHLWLRYVE
- the hpaI gene encoding 4-hydroxy-2-oxoheptanedioate aldolase, producing the protein MGNPFKTALSRGDKVIGLWLSLANAYSAEICATAGFQWVLIDGEHAPNDVRSTLAQLQAVAPYPTHPVARTVDGNPAMIKQMLDIGVQTLLVPMVDTAEQAIALAAATQYPPQGTRGVGAAAARASRWGGHTDYLETANDDVCLLVQAESRVALENLEAICAVDGVHGIFIGPADLAASMGHRGHPEHPEVQQAIEKAIRTIVASGKAAGTLTGDAKLARHYLELGASFVAVGLDLTLLARATRGLANDFGLGALSASPASGASPY
- a CDS encoding NAD-dependent succinate-semialdehyde dehydrogenase, which encodes MNLKLTRTDLIRTQNFIGGHWCTRDPEALLVVTNPADDSYIAQVPDSNAIDAREAVDAAHSAFAAWRSTPAKQRAQLIKRWNDLILEHQEDLGRLISLEQGKPLAEGRGEAVYAASYVEWFAEEATRSYGDVIPAPVSGRRMTAIKEPVGVVAAITPWNFPAAMIARKIAPALAAGCTVVCKPAEDTPLTSLALVRLAEEAGFPAGTLNIVTASRERTPEVVNAWLADSRVRKITFTGSTPVGKHLARMSADTLKKCSLELGGNAPFIVFDDADLDAAVDGLMVSKFRNGGQTCVCPNRIYVQSAVHDQFVQKLVARVSALKVGPASHSDSQIGPMINARAIDKIARHVDDAVSKGAEIATGGRRIRDAVADGPNYYAPTVLINATSQMELCNEETFGPVAPIFRFTTEAQVIELANDTPFGLAAYFYTQDVKRVWRVAEALESGIVGINEGALAAEAAPFGGVKESGYGREGSRYGLEDYMHIKYLCQGGLN
- a CDS encoding UxaA family hydrolase, with protein sequence MTTTTPHATHRLIRLHANDNVLIARQLIGLGDELPELGVRIRAQVPGGHKIAAQDIMSGEPVRKYDTIIGVASRNILKGEHVHSHNIALIDFDRDPGFCEDVRPVDYIAPDKRATFMGIVRADGRVATRNFIGLLSSVNCSSSVIKKIAEHFTPERLAAYPNVDGVVAFAQTSGCGMSSPSHHFDVLQRTIAGYARHPNLAAVLIVGLGCERNQVASLVDSQHLVPDRNLRTFVMQDTGGTRATIAQGIAAIEAMLPEANAVKRVPVSAAHLKIGLECGGSDGFSGITANPALGAAMDILVRHGGTAILSETPEIHGVEFMLTRRAISAEVGQKLLDRLAWWEEYTRGQNGQFNGVVGPGNQAGGLANIFEKSLGSAMKGGTTPLQAVYEYAEPIDKAGFVFMDSPGYDPVAATGQIASGANLICFTTGRGSMFGSKPAPTIKLASNTPMFTRLEEDMDINCGLILDGELSVEQMGERIFEHILKAASGASTKSELLGLGDHEFVPWHLGIVS
- a CDS encoding MFS transporter; the encoded protein is MRTPMTAKPLNDAVVNQGKKSNARWVVAGLMWFAIAINYIDRTVLSVAAPELIKEFSLTPEMMGIVLSAFFWSYALLQIPAGWVADKFGQKMGLGIAVGSWSLATAATGLATGFASLVGLRVALGVGEAGAYPANAGIASKWFPDKERATISGLFDSASKFGGAVAMPLIVTLMMTFDWRMTFVIVGLAGLVWSLVWWWYFSDTPETHRSANAAEVEYIRGGQTQQHGVDAAIPMKWYELLKHRNIWAMCLGFFTINYISYFFITWLPTYLVKEQGMGLLKMGMVASLPLICGLFAEIAAGWLSDRVVHSGRLSLTATRKLFLIVGLSMALCIGLAPLTTSVGLTVLLLCIAKAGTTVAASQVWALPGDVAPKNMTSTVAGLQNMVANFGGVLGPVITGFIVASTGSFKMALVFSAVLGMLGILNYALLLKKVEPIVASMPTEPQQAPVSSQVLNEPYSR